A segment of the Sphingomonas naphthae genome:
GCACGCGTAGAAGTCTTAGAACCCAGGGAGATCAATAATGCGCTTTGCACCAACATTCGCAGCTTTGGCGCTGCTCGCCACGCCCGCCCTCGCGCAGCAGAGCGGCGGAATGCAGGGCATGAACCACGGTCAGATGGCCGGCATGAACCACGACGACATGGCGGGCATGATGGCCGGCAATCCCTACGGCCAGGCCGAGATGGACATGCATCAGAAGATGATGGCGGCCAAGCAGGGCGACGCGGCCGAAATGTGGACGCGCAAGATGATCGAGCATCACCGAGGCGCCATCGCCATGTCGCGCGTTGCGGTGCGTGACGCGCGCGACGCCGAGACCAAGCGCATGGCGCAGATGACGATCACGAAACAGGAAAAGGATATTGCCGAGCTGCAGGCGTGGCTCAGCAAGCACGGCAAGCGCCCGCAATAAGGGAGCGCTGCCCCGCCCTGTCGATCCCCCTACCCCCCGGCAGGGCGGGGATTTCCTTTTAGGAGCTGATGATGAAGAATGGTGTTCGTGGCGCCGTCGCCGCCTTGCTAATGACCATCCCAGCGGTCGCATCGGCCGCGGCCGACATCGCCATGCACCGCGATCCGGGTTGCGGCTGTTGCGAGAAATGGGCGGCGCAGGTGCGTCAGCAGTTCGGCCGCAAGGTCCAGATCATCGACGATGATCGCCGTGAGGTGCTGCAGCGTAAGATCGGCCTGCCCGCTGACCTCGCGTCCTGCCATACCGCGATCATCGACGGCATGGCGTTTGAGGGACATGTCCCGATCGCGGACATGAAGCGCGCGCTGGCCCAGCATCCTAAAGGCGTGCGCGGCTTGGCCGTGGCCGGAATGCCGATGGGCTCACCGGGCATGGAGGTGCCCGGCATGAGAACCCAGCCCTATGACGTCATTGCGTTCGGTGCCGCTGGCCGGCGTGTCTTTGCTAGCCACGGCGCCTAAACGACAGGTTGTCTTGTGAGCGGCAAATCTTCCCCGGCGCTTCATGCCGGCACTACGGCACCCGGCAAACCACCCGTATTGACCTCGGCGTTGACAATTGGGATAGTATCCGGGTGTTGAAAGCTCGTCTTTCTCTCTTGCTTCTTGTTGGAGCGTTGCTTGGCCTTTTGGGCCAAGGAATTGCGTATGCGGCCGGCCCATCGCTCTCACCCAAGATGGCGATGAGCCATGTCACCCCATCCCGCATGGATTGCGCGGGTATGGCGACCCCGGATCCGTCATCGGAACACCCATGCAAAGGACTGACGCTGGCGTGTATCGCCCAAATGGGATGCGTTGTTCCCATGACGTTTGAGGAGCCGGCAAGAGTGCTGAAGCGCTCGATCGCATCTCAAATCGTTATCTGGCCTGCCAGCCGGGCACTTGCCGGCCTCAAGGTCGCTCCCGAGCCCGAACCGCCTACCGTTTGATCGAGTCAAGCCGTGTCAGGCTGCAGCCGTTCGCCGGTTGCGGCTCTGCCGATTTTAAATCTCGATCAAATTGGAAAGTGACATGAAAACGTTCATCTTGGCGGTATTTGCCGCTAGCCTCGCCGCGTCGGCAGCGACGGCGGCCACATCTGAAAATAAAAGCAATGGTCATTGGGAGTGGCGTTCCAATTACCAGCCGGGCCCGCGGGCGCCGCTTCAAGCCCCACGTCGCGTATGGGTTACGGACGTTCCCCAGTCGAGCGCCTGCGTGTGCCCGATGATGGAACGCGGTCGCGACGCCTGCATGTCAATGAAGGGCGGCCAGTCAACTTAAGCTGGCGAGCCTGAACAGGTGCCGGGCTCCGATCAACCATTTGGAGCCCGGCCATCATTATGACATGAAGGGACTAGAGGGATGCGCGCATCCATGATGCTCGCGGTCGCCGCGCTCACGACGAGCGCCGCGCACGCGCAGACACTTACCTATGACCAAGCGCTGCGCGATGCGGTTGCCAACGCCCCGGGAGCGGTTGCCGGTCGCGCGGGGGTCAGCGCCGCCCAAGCCGATGCACGTGCGGCGGGAAGCCTTCCGGACCCCCGTGTGTCGATCGGAATCGAGAATTATCCTGTCTCTGGGCCACCCGCCTTCTCCCTATCCAGAGACGACATGACGATGGGGCGTGTCGGTTTCCAACAGGACCTACCCAACCTTGCCAAGCGTCATGCCGCGCAAGCGCAGGCACGCGCCGTGATCGCAACGGCAGAAGCATCGCAAGCGACCAAGCTCCGGGAGGTGCGATTGGGAGCGGGGCAGGCATGGATCGACCTTGCTTATGCCGAGCGTCGACTAGCTGCCCTCGACACCGTTCTGCTATTCCTTCGATCTCTCCCTTCCGCTGCGCGGGCCGCCGTGACGACCGGTTCGGTCCGCCCTGGTCAGACACTGACGACCGATCAGGAGATCGCGGCACTCGACGACCGCCGCGACGAGTTGATGGCCGCCGTTGCGCGCGCCCGCGCGATGCTGGCTCGCTGGACCGGCGTATCGGCGCCCGAGATTGCCGGCGATATGCCCGCGATCGATCTGGCTCCGGCGCGGCTGCGGGACGCGCTCAGCCTTCACTCCGACATGGTTCTCGCCGAGGCCGGTATTCAGCGCGCCCAGGCCGACGTGGATGCGGCGCGAGCGGAGAAGCGACCCGATTGGGGGGTAGAGGTAGCTTATCAACGCCGTGACCCCCGGTATGGCGACATGGTGTCGGCGGGAGTTTCGATGAGCCTGCCGCTGTTCGCTCGATCGCGTCAGAACCCGCGCATCGAAGCCCGCAAATCCGCACAGGCGCAGGCCGAGGCCGCGCGCGAAGAAACCCGGCGCACATTGGCAGCCGATCTGGAGGCCGCGCTGGCGGACCACCAAATGCATCACAGCCAATGGCAGCGCGCGCGCGACGTGCTCCTTCCGCTCGCTCGGAAGCGAGCCGATCTGGAGATAGCGAGCTACTCTGCCGGTCGCGCGAGTCTTGCGGATGCCATCGAAGCCAAGACCGCGCTCGCCGACGCCGAGCTGACCGTGCTCGACCGTGAGGCGCTCGTCGCCGCAGACTCTGTCCGCCTCACCATTACCTTCGGGAGCGCCGATCGATGAGCGACACTACCATTACCCGCGCCCGCCTTGTCACCGCGGTAAGCGCGCTGGTGCTGGTCGCAGGGGGCGTGGGCTTCGGGCTCGCGAAACTTGGCACGTCCTCGGCTGCCGATCAAACGGCATCCCCAGCCCCGCAGAAGAAGATCCTCTACTGGTATGATCCGATGATCCCGGGGGAGCGGCACGACGGCCCGGGTCTCTCGTCGATGGGGATGAAACTGATCCCCCGCTATGCCGACGAGGGCGCAGGCGGTAGCGCCGCACCGGGCGTAGCGATCGATCCGGCCAGCCTCCAGCGGCTCGGCGCGCGGGTCGTCACGGTCGAACGCGGATCGTTGTCAAACTCGGCCTCGGCAACCGGCAGCATCGAGTTCAATGACCGCAACGTTGCGGTCGTGCAGGCACGCAGCGGCGGCTTCGTTCAGCGCGTCTATGCGCGCGCGCCAGGCGATGTCGTGCCGGCAGGCGCCCCGCTCGCCGATATCCTTGTGCCCGAATGGGCGGGCGCGCAGGCGGAGTATCTCGCCGTGCGCCGCACCGGGGATGCCGGGCTCACGCGGGCGGCACGAGAGCGCCTGTTGCTTCTCGGGATGCCCGCCGGATCGATTGCATCGGCGGAGTGGCGCGGCCGACCGCAAGGTGTGACGACGATCAGCACGCCCGTGGGGGGCGTCATCAAGACGCTCGGCGTCCGACAGGGGATGACGGTCGCGCAAGGACAGACACTGGCGGAGGTGAACGGCCTCGCCACCGTGTGGCTGAACGCGGCTGTCCCTGAGGCCCTCGCAGGAAACCTGCGGATCGGCACGCCCGTCATCGCCACGCTGGCGGCTTTCCCGGGCGAAAGCTTCAGGGGCCGCATCGCTGCGATCCTGCCCCAGGCCGAGGCAGCGAGCCGCACGCTCACAATCCGCGTCGAGCTCCCCAACCGTGCCGGCCGGTTGCGCCCCGGTATGTTCGCCAGCGTGGCGCTCGACCAGGGGAGCCGCGATGCACTCCTTGTTCCGAGTGAGGCCGTGATCCGGACCGGCCGGCGCACACTCGTCATGTTGGCAGGGCCGGGTGGACGCTTTCGACCCGCCGAGGTTCGCACTGGCGCAGAAGGCGGCGGCAAAACCGAGATAGTCGCCGGCCTGACCGAGGGTGAGAAGGTTGTGGCGTCGGGCCAGTTCCTGATCGACTCCGAAGCGAGCCTCGCTGGCCTCGATGCGCGTCCGATTGGTGTCGAAGCGTCACCCGCAACAAAGCCGGCCGTGAAACCCACCGCGTCGATCTACGAGACGGTCGGCAGCATCGAGGCGATCGATCGCAGTTCCGTCACCCTGTCCCATCAGCCCGTTCCGGCGATCGGCTGGCCGGCCATGACAATGACGTTCCGCGTCGCCGATCCCGCGTTGGTGCGTGGGTATCGCAAGGGTGAGCGGGTGCGGTTCGGCTTTGATCAACCCGCCGATGGTCCAACGCTGCGCCGCATGACGCGCGAGGCTGGGCGATGATTGCCGCGATCATCCGCTGGTCGGTCGCGAACCGCTTCCTCGTCGTCCTGGCGGCCATCGCGCTCGCCATGGCCGGGGTGTTCGCAATGCGTGCCACCCCCGTCGATGCGCTCCCCGACCTGTCCGACACGCAGGTCATCATCCGCACGAGCTGGCCGGGCCAAGCCCCGCAGATCGTCGAGAACCAGGTGACGTATCCGCTCACCACGACGATGCTGTCCGTGCCTGGCGCGAAAACCGTGCGCGGCTATTCGTTCTTCGGCGACAGCTACGTCTATGTCCTCTTCGAGGATGGGACCGACCTCTATTGGGCGCGCTCACGCGTGCTGGAGTATCTGAGCCAGGTGCAGGGACGGCTTCCCCAAGGCGCGCAGGCCGCGCTGGGTCCTGATGCGACGGGGGTCGGCTGGGTCTATGAATACACGCTGTTGGACCGCACCGGCCGCCGTGACCTGTCGCAGCTCCGATCCTTGCAGGACTGGTTCCTACGTTATGAACTGAAAACGCTGCCCGGCGTTGCGGAGGTGGCGAGCATCGGCGGAATGGTGAAGCAATATCAGGTGCTGCTCGACCCGACGCGGCTCGCCGCATTCGGTGTCACGCACACTCAGGCCGTCGATGCCATTCGCCGCGCCAATCAGGAGGCCGGCGGGTCCGTCCTCGAGCTGGGCGAAGCCGAATATATGGTGCGCGCGTCAGGTTACTTGCGCACCGTCGACGATTTCCGCGCGATCCCGCTCAAGGTCGCCGGTGCCGGCGTCCCCGTTACCTTGGGCGACGTCGCGTCGATCCAGATCGGCCCCGAGATGCGCCGCGGCATCGCCGAGCTGAACGGCGAAGGCGAGGTCGCGGGCGGAGTCGTCATCCTGCGTCAGGGCAAGAATGCACGGCAGACGATCGAAGCCGTCAAGGCCAAGCTCGCGGAACTGAAAGCGAGCCTTCCCCCCGGCGTCGAGATCGTCACCACCTATGACCGCTCGCAATTGATCGACCGCGCGGTGGAGAATTTGACGGGCAAGCTGATCGAGGAGTTCGTCGTCGTCGCGATCATCTGCGGGTTGTTTCTGTGGCATGTCCGGTCTGCGCTGGTCGCGATCGTCACCTTGCCTCTGGGGGTGCTCGCGGCCTTGCTCGTCATGCGTGTGCAGGGGGTGAACGCCAACATCATGTCTTTGGGCGGTATCGCCATCGCGATCGGCGCGATGGTCGATGCCGCGATCGTGATGATCGAGAACGCGCACAAGCGGATCGAGCGATGGGAACACGACCATCCGGGCGTGGCGCTGGCGGGCGAGGAACGCTGGCGCGTCATCACCGGGGCCGCGGCCGAGGTCGGGCCGGCGCTGTTCTTCAGCCTCGTCATCATCACGCTGTCGTTCGTGCCGGTGTTCACGCTCGAAGCGCAGGAGGGACGGCTGTTCGCCCCGCTCGCCTTCACCAAGAGCTATGCGATGGCGGCAGCGGCGATCCTGTCGGTAACGCTCGTGCCGGTCCTGATGGGATGGCTGATCCGGGGACGCATTCCGGCCGAGAACGACAACATTATCAACCGCGTGCTCACCCGTGCCTATCGCCCGGCGCTCGACCGCGTGTTGGCGCGGCCTTGGGCGGCGATCGGCATCGCCGCCCTGGTACTGGCGACGACGGCATGGCCGCTGACCCGATTGGGTGGCGAGTTCATCCCGACGATGGATGAGGGCGATCTGCTCTACATGCCGTCCGCGCTTCCCGGCCTTTCGGCCGCGAGCGCCTCGGCCCTGCTCCAGCGCACAGACCGGCTGATAAAAACCGTTCCCGAGGTCAAAACCGTGTTCGGCAAAGCCGGGCGCGCCGAGACCGCGACCGACCCGGCACCGCTCGAGATGTTCGAGACGACCATCCAATTCAAGCCGCGCGATCAATGGCGCGCGGGGATGACGCCGGCAAAGCTGGTGGAGGAGCTGGACCGCACAGTGCGCGTGCCCGGCCTCACGAACGTATGGGTGCCTCCGATCCGCAATCGGATCGATATGCTCGCGACCGGCATCAAGAGTCCCATCGGGGTGAAAGTGTCGGGGTCCAACCTCTCCGAGCTGGACCGCATCGCCGGCAGCATCGAACGTGTCGCCAGGACCGTGCCGGGCGTCAGCTCGGCATTGGCAGAACGGTTGACCGGAGGCCGCTATGTCGATGTCGATATCGATCGGGTGACCGCGGGGCGCTACGGTCTCAACATCGCCGATGTGCAGGAGATTGTGTCCGGCGCGATCGGCGGCGAGACGATCGGCCAGACGGTGGAGGGCCTTGCCCGCTACCCGATCAGCGTCCGCTACCCCCGCGAGCTGCGTGACAGTCTGGAGGGACTGCGAACTCTCCCAATCGTCACCGCATCGGGTCAGCAGATCACACTCGGCACCGTCGCATCCGTGTCGATCGCGGAAGGTCCACCGATGCTCAAGACGGAAAATGGTCGAATCTCGACATGGGTCTATGTCGACGTGCGCGGGCGCGACCTGGCCTCCACGGTCGCCGATCTGCGCCGTGCTGTTGGCAAAGATGTTCGGCTCAGCCCCGGCGTCTCGATCGCCTATTCCGGACAATTCGAGTATCTGCAGCGTGCCGGGGCTCGGTTGATGCTCGTCGTGCCGGCGACACTCGCGATCATCTTCCTTCTCCTCTACCTTACCTTCGGTCGCCTCGACGAGGCGGCGCTTATCATGGGCACACTGCCCTTCGCGCTGACCGGCGGCATCTGGACATTATGGCTGCTCGGCTATGCGCAATCGGTCGCCACAGGTGTCGGGTTCATCGCGCTCGCCGGCGTGTCGGCGGAGTTCGGCGTCGTCATGCTGATCTACCTGAAACACGCATTGGCCGAGCGCGGGCCGTCACCGTCGGGCGAGCAAGTATCGGAAGCGATCAGGGAGGGCGCGCTGTTGCGGGTACGTCCCAAGGCGATGACCGTCGCTGTCATCGTCGCCGGGCTGTTCCCCGTGCTGATCGGGCATGGCGCCGGATCGGAGGTGATGAGCCGGATCGCCGCGCCGATGATCGGTGGAATGCTGACCGCCCCTTTCCTCTCCATGTTCATCCTGCCAGCCGCCTACTTGCTCTTGCGGCGGCGAGCTTCAACCCGCCCCGAAAGGAAGATCTGATGAAAGCCACTTTCTCCATGCGCGCCGCATTCATGCTACTAGTCACGCCGATCGCAGCGAGCGCTCTTGCTCAAGGCAGCAGGCCGGCTGCATCGGCTGTAAAATCCGGCAGCGGATCGGGGACGATCACTGCCGTCGACGCGAAAGGTGGAACCGTAACCATCAAGCACGGCCCGATCCCGACGATCGGCTGGCCCGCAATGACGATGACCTTCCGGGCATCCCCCCCGACCCTGCTCAAGGGACTGCGGTCGGGGCAGCGGGTCGCATTCACCGCCAAGGCGAAGGGTATGACGGCAGAAGTTACGGCGATCAGCCCGCATTGACGACGCGTGCCGACCTTCGCGTCAGTGCGCCATCGCCAGCACGGGCGGCGCAGCGATCATCCACAGCGCCATCGCGACCATCATCAGGTTTTCGGTGAGCGAGATGAAGCCGAGCGGCACGTTGCTGTCCCCGCCCACGCACGCGCATTTCAGCTCACGCTTGTCGATGTAGACGGCCTTGAACACCGACACCGCGCCGATCGTACCGATAACGAGCGCGACGGGCACCGACAGCCAGGTCAACGCGCCGGCTGCCATCAGGACGCCCGCCGCTCCTTCCGCGTAGGGATAGACATAGGAATAGGGCACCCAGCGCTTCGCGAGCAGATCGTAGTTGAGGAACATGCTCGAGAAGCTCTCGACGTTCTGGAGCTTGAGCATCGCCAGAGCGCACATCGAGAACGCGATGAACCATTCACCCGCCCGCACCGTGAAGGGCGTGCCGAGTACCGCATAGCTGGCGGCGAGCGCCATCAGCGCCGTCATCGCGAACACGGCAATCACCGGGCGATAGGTGACGGCCTTGGGGTCGCGGACCATCTTGCCGAAGAAGCGGCGCAGATCGTCATAGCCGCCGACCCGCTCCCCGGCGATAAAGATCTGCGGGGTCGTCTTGACGCCGTGCTTCGCCTTGAAAGCGTCGGTTTCTTCCCGCGTCATCAGCCAATGGTCATCGACCGCATAGCCTTCCCGGCGCAGAAGATCCTTCGCCTTCAGCCCGAAAGGGCAGGTATGTTCCGGCATCACCATCCGGTAGATCGTCGCCTGTTTGGCGGGGGCGCTCGCCATGCCGCTTCTCCAATATCCTCGCCCCGCCTATATAGGGTCCGTACCATAGTACGGAGTCAAGGCATGACCGGCATGACGATCGCGGCGCTCGCGCGCGAGGGCGGCGTCGGCGTCGAAACGGTGCGCTACTATCAGCGTCGCGGTTTGCTGGACGAGCCAGACCGGCCGACCGGGGCTGGCGCCGGAGGCGGCATCCGGCGCTACGGCACCGATGACGCCCGCCGCCTTCGCTTCATCCGCTCGGCGCAGGCAGCCGGTTTCACGCTCGAGCAGATCGGTGAGCTTCTGGCGCTGGATGCGACCGACGATCGCGCCCGCGCGCGCCAGCTCGCGGGCGAGCGCATTGCCGAACTGGATGCGAAGATCGAGGAGCTTGAGCGGGTGCGCGCCTCGCTTCGCCGGCTCGCACATGAATGCGGGTCAGGAGCGGAGGGACCATGCCCGATCCTGACCGCCTTCGAGGGCTAGCGGCACTCGACGGTCAGGTGCGCGATTTCATGAACCGGTGCGAGGCGGGCGCGGATATCGTCGCCGGTCACGCCCTGCCCGCCTACGACGCTGACGATCGCGGCGTGGGCTTCCGGACCGACGCGCCAGACATGAAGATCGGTGATACGCGCGTCGCCTGGCGCCTCGACCAACTCGCGCACTTCCTCCTCTACATGATGATCGGTCGCATCGAGCAACACGGACGCCGTGTCGCGCATCAGCGTCCATGACCAGCGCGCGATGACGATCGCACCGACGATGCCCATCACCGGATCCATCCAGACCCAGCCGAGATAGCGGCCCGCCAGCAGCGCGGCGATGGCGAGAACCGAGGTGAGCGCGTCGGCCAGGACATGGACATAGGCGGAGCGCATGTTGTTGTCACCGCCATGCGCGCCGTGCGCATGCCCGTGCCCGTGATGGTGGTCATGCCCGTGATGATGGTCGTGCCCGTGATGGTGCCCGCCCGAGAGCAGGAAGGCGCAGGCGATGTTCACGCCCAGACCGACCACCGCGATGAGCGTCGCTTCCCCGAATGCGACCGTGATCGGCTGAAACAGGCGAAGGATGGACTCGACACCGATCCCGAGCGCGATCAGGCCCAGCACCATCGCCGACGCGAACCCGGCCAGGTCGCCGACCTTGCCCGTGCCGAAGCTATAGGCCCGGCTGGAGGCATGGCGCTTGGCATAGGCGTAAGCGGCCGCGGCGACCCCGAGCGCGCCCGCGTGTGTCGCCATGTGAAAGCCATCGGCGAGCAGCGCCATCGAGCCGGTCAGATAACCGGCGATGATCTCCACCACCATCATCCCGGCGGTAAGCGCCACGACCCACAGGGTCCGGCGGGCATTGTCGTCGTGCGCCGCGCCCAGGAATACATGGTCGTGCGTGAAGGCGTCGATTTCGGGCAAAGCCGCCATGAAAAGCGTCCTATTTGGCGTAGCGGCGGATCACCGCCAGCAGTTCTTCGGCACCTGCCGCCCGCTCGGCATCATCGAGGCCGGGCCGCGACACATGCGCTTCGAGGTGTTCGGCGATAATCTCGTCCATGAGGCCATTCACCGCCCCGCGCACGGCGGCAACCAGATGGAGCACGTCGGAACACGACGAGTCCGATTGAAGTGCTCGCTCGACCGCGCCGACTTGTCCGGCGATGCGACGAACGCGGGCGACCAGATCGACATTGGTTTGAGACAAATGTGACATAGGATACCCCCCTAGCCTATAGGCCAGTAAACAGCAAGTCGGTGTCAAAACCGTCCGTGGCTGTTGAAAAAACCTAGTAGACGCTAATCCTGTCCAGTTTGGTATAATTTTCTGGATATCTGTATAAGTAATTTCGCTCCTAAATCGTTGTTAGGGGACCGATAGTATCGCTTCTGTCCATCCTGGCAGGGTCAGGTTGTTAGGTTCAAGAATGACACCATCATCGTCCGAAGTAAGCATCACAGTCGGCTTACCAGTGACAGTAACCTGCTGAACGTGTCTTGAAAAATTGATGGCAACAAAGACCGACCCGCGCCGATAAACGAACAAGGCCGGATGGTCTGGAAGAATGTCAACGTAACCGCTTGCTGCCAAATCAGGATGGCGCAATCTCCAGCAAATGAGGCGGCGGTAGAAACCGAGGACGGAGCTGTTCTTGCTCGTCTGAGTTGCGACATTGATCGTATTGAAGTTCGGGTTCACCGGTATCCAGGGCTTCCCCCGCGTGAACCCCGCATTGGACAGAGAGGACCACTGCATCGGTGTACGAGCATTGTCGCGACTGGTTTGCGCGATGTCCCGAAGATAGCTGGCGGCGGGCACCTTTCCGGTTTCTACGTCGTCCTTCCACTGACCATGCACCTCGACGTCGTTGAACTCACCGATCTCTCGCACGCGAAATGGCGTGTTTTCGAGGCGGAGAACGCGGACACGGCTATCGCCATTCTCGATCAACATCAGGAGATTCGCGTCGTTCTCACCGACGTGCAAATGCCGGGCTCGATGGATGGTGTGAAGCTGGCGCATTATGTTCGCGATCGCTTCCCGCCTACCGTCCTGTTCGTCGTATCCGGCGACGCGCCAATCCCTGAAAGCGAATTACCTGCACAAGCGACGTTTCTGCCCAAGCCATTCGATCCGCACAGGCTACTACGCCAGATCGAGAGTATGGCACGGGCTTAACTATCCCAAAAACGATCGAGACTGTTGAAAAAGGCATATGTGTGAGCAGCGTGGCGGATGGCTGTTGACGCCGGTCACCGGGGACTCGCTTCGTATCAGGCGGGCGCTGCCTGCCGCGCGAGCAGCTGGAGGTTGTAGGCCGCAGCCGCCATGGTGAACTCTTCGGCAGCTCCGGCGAGGCTACGTAGCTTGAGGGTTCGCAGGCCGAGGTTGCGTTTCAAGTGGCCGAACACGCGCTCGATCCGTTTTCGTCGGCGATGGGCCTGCACGTAAGCATCGGTGCCGGCAAGGGCGCGGACGGCGTCGCGAGCATCCTCGCTCACGAGGCGGGTGACGCCGCGTTTCTTGCCGATTGTGCATTGCGGCTTCAGTTCGCAGGCGGCGCAATCCGCCGGACGGCTTCGATAGACGCGGACCTGACTTGCCCGGTTGGTGCCGCAGTAGCTGAGCGGCTTGTCCGCCGGGCAGCGATAGGTGTCGGCCTCCCGGTCGTAGCTGAAAGCATCTCGGGTGAAGAAGGCGTCGCGTTGGCGGCCGCGGTCGATGACCGGAATGTACGGCGTGATGTTACGCTCGATCAGCCAGCCAAGCAGCGGACCACTGCCATACGCCTTGTCGGCCGAGAGGCTCGCAGGCGCGATGCCCAGCCTGGTTCCGGCGCGTGACACCAGCGTCCGGGTCGCCGCGACTTCGGCTGCAAAGCGCGCCGGTGTCGCTTCAACGTCGAGGATGCAGTCGGTATCGAGGTCGAGCAGCGGATTGATGGCGTAGGCATAACGTGCAGGACCGTGCTTGCAGGTGAGCGCCGCCTGCGGGTCGGTCGGCGAGATGCTGGCCGGCTCGACTGGCGCCGGTTCATCGGGACCCGGCGGCAACGCGGCATTCAGCGCTGCCAAATATTCGGCGACAGGCCGCGACACAGTGTCCCTGCCACGAAGCTCATCTGCAGCGTCGGCGCCCTTCAGTCTCTTCTCGCGACTGGCGTCGGCCATGATCGTACTGCCGTCCACCGCCACGTCGCGCCCTGCCACCAGCC
Coding sequences within it:
- a CDS encoding DUF3459 domain-containing protein; the protein is MPAASYLRDIAQTSRDNARTPMQWSSLSNAGFTRGKPWIPVNPNFNTINVATQTSKNSSVLGFYRRLICWRLRHPDLAASGYVDILPDHPALFVYRRGSVFVAINFSRHVQQVTVTGKPTVMLTSDDDGVILEPNNLTLPGWTEAILSVP
- a CDS encoding response regulator, with the protein product MHLDVVELTDLSHAKWRVFEAENADTAIAILDQHQEIRVVLTDVQMPGSMDGVKLAHYVRDRFPPTVLFVVSGDAPIPESELPAQATFLPKPFDPHRLLRQIESMARA
- a CDS encoding metal/formaldehyde-sensitive transcriptional repressor, whose translation is MSHLSQTNVDLVARVRRIAGQVGAVERALQSDSSCSDVLHLVAAVRGAVNGLMDEIIAEHLEAHVSRPGLDDAERAAGAEELLAVIRRYAK
- the dmeF gene encoding CDF family Co(II)/Ni(II) efflux transporter DmeF; this translates as MAALPEIDAFTHDHVFLGAAHDDNARRTLWVVALTAGMMVVEIIAGYLTGSMALLADGFHMATHAGALGVAAAAYAYAKRHASSRAYSFGTGKVGDLAGFASAMVLGLIALGIGVESILRLFQPITVAFGEATLIAVVGLGVNIACAFLLSGGHHHGHDHHHGHDHHHGHGHAHGAHGGDNNMRSAYVHVLADALTSVLAIAALLAGRYLGWVWMDPVMGIVGAIVIARWSWTLMRDTASVLLDATDHHVEEEVRELVEAPGDARITDLHVWRVGPEAHAAIVSVVGGQGVTGDDIRARLAPVHEIAHLTVECR